The Columba livia isolate bColLiv1 breed racing homer chromosome 21, bColLiv1.pat.W.v2, whole genome shotgun sequence genome has a segment encoding these proteins:
- the PLEKHG5 gene encoding pleckstrin homology domain-containing family G member 5 isoform X2, translated as MSCDSHIGFDLHPQGSILARNMSTRSCPPRTSPASDMEEEEEGPADSRGERRSSALKLPKKKAWRRHTDDPSAECFTLRFDLGVGSEAEIVPAVKKKSLGEVLLPVFERKAIDLGKVDIYLDQSHTPLSLQFEAFRFGGHYLRVKAKPGEELKVEQAAWDARSASLPILQPASTTAPLEPAPGRREGADSLAPGRRRKNMTEFLGDTSIPGTEPASHGGGSLAANGTDTWKNRAASRFSGFFGSGTSAGSFGRETEKLEQLVSRLHAYSTFGLPKLPPQLCFDRDSWEEDGDEAGLALEDSWQQIIRGAEALSRRQSHQQEAIWELLHTEATYIRKLQVITDLFLCCLLNLQESGLLCEVDAERLFSNVGEIIRLHRELWRSVMAPALAKARRTGALLDPVDFLDGFKMFGSLFKPYMRYCMEEEGCMEYMRALLRDSELFRTYVTWAEKHEQCSRLKLSDMLVKPHQRLTKYPLLLKSVLKKTDDLRVRDAITAVIGSVERFINHINSRMRQRQERQRLAAVLSRIDAYEVVEGGTDEVDKLLREFLRLDLTAPIPGASPEDTRQLLLEGSLRMREGKDSKMDVYCFLFTDLFLITKPLKKAERTKVVRPPLMMDKVVCRELRDPGSFLLIYLNELGSAVAAYTFQASGQALCRSWVEAMRNAQNLLQRLRQHRRLEEEEEDEGESSASAASSPTVLRHGSVSPDSQRCPSDGSTETLAVVVAEGGDELSSPDWDAGPFGSTSDGSSVGTSTSAETPTSTETPTQEPPVGALPVPLPHGMAPPAGGCRSASIDSAYGTLSPASLRDFSQQPEGVSGEGRELPPAPPALRPPSPRLRRRTPVQLLPCPARVLKSKSEANLPQLLPPGPPAPLSQSRSLCDLCAGPPRTSQAPSPPAAPGSSSSSTSELSEPEEPGQNLVSLPGELGHAAAPTAHRTLSDPQSAQHRKLTLAQLYRLRTTLLLNSTLTASEV; from the exons ATGTCCTGCGACAGCCACATCGGCTTCGACCTGCACCCGCAAG GCTCCATCCTAGCCCGCAACATGTCGACGCGCTCATGCCCGCCACGCACCAGCCCTGCCTCCGacatggaggaggaggaggagggaccgGCGGACAGCAGAGG GGAGCGCAGGAGCTCGGCGCTGAAGCTGCCCAAGAAGAAGGCTTGGCGCAGGCACACAGAC GACCCCAGTGCAGAGTGCTTCACCCTGAGGTTCGACCTCGGCGTCGGCAGCGAGGCGGAGATCGTGCCGGCCGTGAAGAAGAAGTCACTGGG GGAGGTGCTGCTGCCCGTCTTCGAGAGGAAGGCGATCGACCTGGGCAAGGTGGACATCTACCTGGACCAGTCCCACACGCCGCTGTCCCTGCAGTTTGAGGCGTTCCGCTTCGGGGGGCACTACCTGCGGGTGAAAG ccaagCCCGGGGAAGAGCTGAAGGTGGAGCAGGCAGCATGGGATGCCAGGTCTGCCAGCCTGCCCATCCTGCAGCCCGCCAGCACCACTGCGCCGCTCGAGCCAGCGCCAGGGCGCCGGGAGGGCGCTGACAGCCTG GCTCCAGGCCGGCGGAGGAAGAACATGACAGAGTTCCTGGGGGACACCAGCATTCCCGGCACCGAACCGGCCTCCCATGGTGGTGGCTCCCTGGCTGCCAATGGCACTGACACCTGGAAGAACCGTGCTGCCAGCCGCTTTAGCGGCTTCTTCGGCTCTGGCACCAGCGCTGGCTCCTTTGGGCGG GAGACAGagaagctggagcagctggtgagcCGGCTGCACGCCTACAGCACCTTTGGGCTGCCCAAGCTGCCGCCCCAGCTCTGCTTCGACCGCGACTCCTGGGAGGAGGACGGGGACGAGGCCGGCCTGGCGCTGGAGGACAGCTGGCAGCAGATCATCCGCGGCGCCGAG GCCCTGTCGCGCCGGCAGTCCCACCAGCAGGAAGCCATCTGGGAGCTGCTGCACACTGAGGCCACCTACATCCGCAAGCTCCAAGTCATCACGGAC CTCTTCCTCTGCTGTCTGCTGAACCTGCAGGAGTCGGGGCTGCTCTGCGAG GTGGACGCTGAGCGGCTCTTCAGCAATGTTGGGGAGATCATCCGGCTGCACCGGGAGCTGTGGCGCAGCGTCATGGCCCCGGCGCTGGCCAAGGCGCGCCGGACCGGGGCACTACTTGACCCCGTGGACTTCCTCGATGGCTTCAAGATG TTCGGCTCCCTGTTCAAGCCCTACATGCGGTACTGCATGGAGGAGGAGGGCTGCATGGAGTACATGCGGGCGCTGCTGCGGGACAGCGAGCTCTTCCGCACCTATGTGACG TGGGCCGAGAAACACGAGCAGTGCAGCCGCCTGAAGCTGAGCGACATGCTGGTGAAGCCCCACCAGCGCCTCACCAAGTACCCGCTGCTCCTCAAGTCTGTGCTGAAGAAGACGGACGACCTGCGCGTCCGCGATGCCATCACCGCTGTG ATCGGCTCTGTGGAGCGCTTCATCAACCACATCAACTCGCGGATGCGCCAGCGGCAGGAGCGGCAGCGACTGGCCGCCGTCCTCAGCCGCATCGACGCCTACGAGGTGGTGGAGGGCGGCACGGATGAGGTAGACAAG ctgctcagggaGTTCCTGCGGCTGGACCTGACCGCCCCCATCCCCGGCGCCTCCCCCGAGGACACGCGGCAGCTCCTCCTCGAGGGCAGCCTGCGGATGCGGGAAGGTAAAGACAGCAAG atgGATGTCTACTGCTTCCTCTTCACCGACCTCTTCCTCATCACCAAGCCCCTCAAGAAGGCTGAGCGCACCAAGGTGGTCCGGCCGCCCCTGATGATGGACAAGGTCGTCTGCCGGGAGCTCAGGGACCCAG gctccttcctcctcatctaCCTGAACGAGCTGGGCAGCGCCGTGGCCGCCTACACCTTCCAGGCCAGTGGGCAGGCACTGTGCCGCAGCTGGGTCGAGGCGATGCGCAATGCGCAG AACCTGCTGCAGCGGCTCCGGCAGCACCGGCGcctggaggaagaagaggaggatgagggtGAGAGCAGCGCTTCTGCCGCCAGCTCACCCACGGTCCTGCGCCATGGCAGTGTCAGCCCGGACTCACAGCGCTG cccctccGACGGCTCCACCGAGACCCTCGCTGTGGTGGTGGCGGAAGGCGGCGATGAGCTCTCCTCCCCGGACTGGGATGCGGGGCCCTTTGGCTCGACCTCAGATGGCTCCTCCGTCGGCACCAGCACCTCTGCCGAGACCCCCACCTCCACTGAGACCCCCACCCAGGAGCCGCCTGTGGGCGCCCTGCCGGTACCCCTGCCCCACGGCATGGCGCCCCCCGCTGGCGGCTGCCGCTCGGCCTCCATCGACAGCGCCTACGGCACCCTCTCGCCCGCCTCGCTGCGGGACTTCAGCCAGCAACCGGAGGGGGTGTCTGGAGAGGGGCGGgagctccccccagcccctccggCCCTGCGACCCCCCTCTCCCCGGCTGCGGCGCCGGACAcctgtgcagctgctgccctgcccggcCAGGGTGCTCAAGTCCAAGTCTGAGGCCaacctgccccagctcctgccccccGGCCCCCCGGCGCCCCTCAGCCAGAGCCGCAGCCTCTGCGACCTCTGCGCTGGCCCCCCCAGGACTAGCCAAGCCCCCAGTCCCCCGGCtgcccccggcagcagcagcagctccacctCTGAGCTCTCGGAGCCAGAGGAGCCGGGGCAGAACCTGGTGTCACTCCCCGGGGAGCTCGGCCATGCCGCCGCCCCCACTGCCCACCGGACCCTCTCGGACCCGCAGTCGGCCCAACACCGCAAGCTGACGCTGGCGCAGCTCTACCGGCTCCGGACCACGCTGCTGCTCAACTCCACGCTGACCGCCTC GGAGGTCTGA
- the TNFRSF25 gene encoding tumor necrosis factor receptor superfamily member 25, with protein sequence MAARMKRCCLGVAWVLLATLRLAASESQPLGAQDRVVLQGQRVLVQLPARPQRHTARPRCPAGMNWIEGTHQCCTPCPAGTFLRSSCSSRGNDSDCAPCPTGTFRAQPNTFRECQACYECDRHAFQSVLSNCSATSNIACGCEPGRFRDCLDEHCSEFSCRQCQPCTGRLIQRPCTQLQDTLCGTCKPDFYAEGGECRPCHTNAQETCGKECQRVCSSSGGRGSGLEYVLLALTGPLFLGALAIYHKRRRLRQNALAGGTLPVAQAATPTAEAAARPWCQASAWGWDSLCWTRPCSPPRMEHGTGTARWSPQHWALLQEQPRGTAQPGGERDPSSPPEPRAALLQGSQLYAVIDAVPVRRWKEFMRVLELREAEIELVELEVAHIRDQQYEMLKRWCQQTSATLDRIFAALEHMDLGGCAEALRRSLPAGP encoded by the exons ATGGCCGCAAGGATGAAGCGCTGCTGCCTGGGGGTGGCTTGG GTGCTCCTGGCCACGCTGCGGCTGGCAGCGAGTGAATCGCAGCCCCTGGGGGCGCAGGACCGCGTCGtgctgcagggacagcgggTGCTGGTGCAGCTGCCTGCCCGCCCACAGAGGCACACTGCCAGACCCCGCTGCCCCGCCGGCATGAACTGGATCGAGGGGACTCACCAGTGCTGCACCCCCTGTCCTGCAG ggACATTCCTGCGCAGCTCGTGCTCAAGCCGCGGCAACGACAGTGACTGCGCTCCTTGTCCCACCGGTACCTTCCGTGCCCAGCCCAACACCTTCCGCGAGTGCCAGGCTTGCTACGAGTGCGACCGTCACG CTTTCCAGAGCGTGCTGAGCAACTGCTCGGCCACCAGCAACATCGCCTGCGGCTGCGAGCCTGGCCGCTTCCGCGACTGCCTCGATGAACACTGCAGTGAGTTCTCCTGCCggcagtgccagccctgcaccgGGCGGCTCATCCAGCGGCCCT GCACACAGCTGCAGGACACGCTCTGCGGCACCTGCAAGCCCGACTTCTATGCTGAGGGGGGCGAGTGCCGGCCATGCCACAC GAACGCCCAGGAGACCTGCGGCAAGGAGTGCCAGCGGGtgtgcagcagcagcggcggccGAG GCTCGGGGCTGGAGTACGTCCTGCTGGCGCTCACCGGGCCCCTCTTCCTGGGCGCCCTTGCCATCTACCACAAGAGGCGGCGGCTTCGGCAAAATGCCCTGGCGGGTGGCACCCTCCCTGTGGCACAGGCAGCCACCCCTACAGCTGAGGCGGCGGCCAGGCCATGGTGCCAAGCCAGtgcctggggctgggacagTCTGTGCTGGACCCGGCCGTGCTCTCCCCCGAGGATGGAGCACGGCACCGGCACAGCGAGGTGGAGCCCCCAGCACTGggcgctgctgcaggagcagccccgcGGCACAGCCCAGCCGGGCGGCGAGCGGGACCCCTCCTCCCCCCCGGAGCCCCGCGctgccctgctgcagggcagccaGCTCTACGCCGTCATCGACGCGGTGCCGGTGCGGCGCTGGAAGGAGTTCATGCGGGTGCTGGAGCTGCGGGAAGCGGAGATcgagctggtggagctggaggtggCCCACATCCGTGACCAGCAGTATGAGATGCTGAAGCGCTGGTGCCAGCAGACCAGCGCCACGCTCGACCGCATCTTCGCCGCCCTGGAGCACATGGATCTGGGTGGCTGTGCCGAGGCTCTGCGCCGGAGCCTGCCAGCGGGCCCCTGA
- the PLEKHG5 gene encoding pleckstrin homology domain-containing family G member 5 isoform X1, which translates to MFLYWRKRGAYELEALPAGLAGLQCGAVERFSWSSRLDVSAELGAELCPTEEPVPEETVPRCQSPDCAGERTAAEGCHHAECRRLSCGSPPSLRELCDSQLHGAMSCDSHIGFDLHPQGSILARNMSTRSCPPRTSPASDMEEEEEGPADSRGERRSSALKLPKKKAWRRHTDDPSAECFTLRFDLGVGSEAEIVPAVKKKSLGEVLLPVFERKAIDLGKVDIYLDQSHTPLSLQFEAFRFGGHYLRVKAKPGEELKVEQAAWDARSASLPILQPASTTAPLEPAPGRREGADSLAPGRRRKNMTEFLGDTSIPGTEPASHGGGSLAANGTDTWKNRAASRFSGFFGSGTSAGSFGRETEKLEQLVSRLHAYSTFGLPKLPPQLCFDRDSWEEDGDEAGLALEDSWQQIIRGAEALSRRQSHQQEAIWELLHTEATYIRKLQVITDLFLCCLLNLQESGLLCEVDAERLFSNVGEIIRLHRELWRSVMAPALAKARRTGALLDPVDFLDGFKMFGSLFKPYMRYCMEEEGCMEYMRALLRDSELFRTYVTWAEKHEQCSRLKLSDMLVKPHQRLTKYPLLLKSVLKKTDDLRVRDAITAVIGSVERFINHINSRMRQRQERQRLAAVLSRIDAYEVVEGGTDEVDKLLREFLRLDLTAPIPGASPEDTRQLLLEGSLRMREGKDSKMDVYCFLFTDLFLITKPLKKAERTKVVRPPLMMDKVVCRELRDPGSFLLIYLNELGSAVAAYTFQASGQALCRSWVEAMRNAQNLLQRLRQHRRLEEEEEDEGESSASAASSPTVLRHGSVSPDSQRCPSDGSTETLAVVVAEGGDELSSPDWDAGPFGSTSDGSSVGTSTSAETPTSTETPTQEPPVGALPVPLPHGMAPPAGGCRSASIDSAYGTLSPASLRDFSQQPEGVSGEGRELPPAPPALRPPSPRLRRRTPVQLLPCPARVLKSKSEANLPQLLPPGPPAPLSQSRSLCDLCAGPPRTSQAPSPPAAPGSSSSSTSELSEPEEPGQNLVSLPGELGHAAAPTAHRTLSDPQSAQHRKLTLAQLYRLRTTLLLNSTLTASEV; encoded by the exons GGATGCCACCACGCTGAGTGCCGGCGGCTGAGCTGCggcagcccccccagcctgcGTGAGCTCTGTGACAGCCAGCTCCATGGCGCCATGTCCTGCGACAGCCACATCGGCTTCGACCTGCACCCGCAAG GCTCCATCCTAGCCCGCAACATGTCGACGCGCTCATGCCCGCCACGCACCAGCCCTGCCTCCGacatggaggaggaggaggagggaccgGCGGACAGCAGAGG GGAGCGCAGGAGCTCGGCGCTGAAGCTGCCCAAGAAGAAGGCTTGGCGCAGGCACACAGAC GACCCCAGTGCAGAGTGCTTCACCCTGAGGTTCGACCTCGGCGTCGGCAGCGAGGCGGAGATCGTGCCGGCCGTGAAGAAGAAGTCACTGGG GGAGGTGCTGCTGCCCGTCTTCGAGAGGAAGGCGATCGACCTGGGCAAGGTGGACATCTACCTGGACCAGTCCCACACGCCGCTGTCCCTGCAGTTTGAGGCGTTCCGCTTCGGGGGGCACTACCTGCGGGTGAAAG ccaagCCCGGGGAAGAGCTGAAGGTGGAGCAGGCAGCATGGGATGCCAGGTCTGCCAGCCTGCCCATCCTGCAGCCCGCCAGCACCACTGCGCCGCTCGAGCCAGCGCCAGGGCGCCGGGAGGGCGCTGACAGCCTG GCTCCAGGCCGGCGGAGGAAGAACATGACAGAGTTCCTGGGGGACACCAGCATTCCCGGCACCGAACCGGCCTCCCATGGTGGTGGCTCCCTGGCTGCCAATGGCACTGACACCTGGAAGAACCGTGCTGCCAGCCGCTTTAGCGGCTTCTTCGGCTCTGGCACCAGCGCTGGCTCCTTTGGGCGG GAGACAGagaagctggagcagctggtgagcCGGCTGCACGCCTACAGCACCTTTGGGCTGCCCAAGCTGCCGCCCCAGCTCTGCTTCGACCGCGACTCCTGGGAGGAGGACGGGGACGAGGCCGGCCTGGCGCTGGAGGACAGCTGGCAGCAGATCATCCGCGGCGCCGAG GCCCTGTCGCGCCGGCAGTCCCACCAGCAGGAAGCCATCTGGGAGCTGCTGCACACTGAGGCCACCTACATCCGCAAGCTCCAAGTCATCACGGAC CTCTTCCTCTGCTGTCTGCTGAACCTGCAGGAGTCGGGGCTGCTCTGCGAG GTGGACGCTGAGCGGCTCTTCAGCAATGTTGGGGAGATCATCCGGCTGCACCGGGAGCTGTGGCGCAGCGTCATGGCCCCGGCGCTGGCCAAGGCGCGCCGGACCGGGGCACTACTTGACCCCGTGGACTTCCTCGATGGCTTCAAGATG TTCGGCTCCCTGTTCAAGCCCTACATGCGGTACTGCATGGAGGAGGAGGGCTGCATGGAGTACATGCGGGCGCTGCTGCGGGACAGCGAGCTCTTCCGCACCTATGTGACG TGGGCCGAGAAACACGAGCAGTGCAGCCGCCTGAAGCTGAGCGACATGCTGGTGAAGCCCCACCAGCGCCTCACCAAGTACCCGCTGCTCCTCAAGTCTGTGCTGAAGAAGACGGACGACCTGCGCGTCCGCGATGCCATCACCGCTGTG ATCGGCTCTGTGGAGCGCTTCATCAACCACATCAACTCGCGGATGCGCCAGCGGCAGGAGCGGCAGCGACTGGCCGCCGTCCTCAGCCGCATCGACGCCTACGAGGTGGTGGAGGGCGGCACGGATGAGGTAGACAAG ctgctcagggaGTTCCTGCGGCTGGACCTGACCGCCCCCATCCCCGGCGCCTCCCCCGAGGACACGCGGCAGCTCCTCCTCGAGGGCAGCCTGCGGATGCGGGAAGGTAAAGACAGCAAG atgGATGTCTACTGCTTCCTCTTCACCGACCTCTTCCTCATCACCAAGCCCCTCAAGAAGGCTGAGCGCACCAAGGTGGTCCGGCCGCCCCTGATGATGGACAAGGTCGTCTGCCGGGAGCTCAGGGACCCAG gctccttcctcctcatctaCCTGAACGAGCTGGGCAGCGCCGTGGCCGCCTACACCTTCCAGGCCAGTGGGCAGGCACTGTGCCGCAGCTGGGTCGAGGCGATGCGCAATGCGCAG AACCTGCTGCAGCGGCTCCGGCAGCACCGGCGcctggaggaagaagaggaggatgagggtGAGAGCAGCGCTTCTGCCGCCAGCTCACCCACGGTCCTGCGCCATGGCAGTGTCAGCCCGGACTCACAGCGCTG cccctccGACGGCTCCACCGAGACCCTCGCTGTGGTGGTGGCGGAAGGCGGCGATGAGCTCTCCTCCCCGGACTGGGATGCGGGGCCCTTTGGCTCGACCTCAGATGGCTCCTCCGTCGGCACCAGCACCTCTGCCGAGACCCCCACCTCCACTGAGACCCCCACCCAGGAGCCGCCTGTGGGCGCCCTGCCGGTACCCCTGCCCCACGGCATGGCGCCCCCCGCTGGCGGCTGCCGCTCGGCCTCCATCGACAGCGCCTACGGCACCCTCTCGCCCGCCTCGCTGCGGGACTTCAGCCAGCAACCGGAGGGGGTGTCTGGAGAGGGGCGGgagctccccccagcccctccggCCCTGCGACCCCCCTCTCCCCGGCTGCGGCGCCGGACAcctgtgcagctgctgccctgcccggcCAGGGTGCTCAAGTCCAAGTCTGAGGCCaacctgccccagctcctgccccccGGCCCCCCGGCGCCCCTCAGCCAGAGCCGCAGCCTCTGCGACCTCTGCGCTGGCCCCCCCAGGACTAGCCAAGCCCCCAGTCCCCCGGCtgcccccggcagcagcagcagctccacctCTGAGCTCTCGGAGCCAGAGGAGCCGGGGCAGAACCTGGTGTCACTCCCCGGGGAGCTCGGCCATGCCGCCGCCCCCACTGCCCACCGGACCCTCTCGGACCCGCAGTCGGCCCAACACCGCAAGCTGACGCTGGCGCAGCTCTACCGGCTCCGGACCACGCTGCTGCTCAACTCCACGCTGACCGCCTC GGAGGTCTGA